From the Pseudomonadales bacterium genome, one window contains:
- the rpsD gene encoding 30S ribosomal protein S4, giving the protein MARYLGPTCKLSRREGTDLFLKSGVRALDSKCKTETAPGQHGQRRGRLSDYGVQLREKQKVRRIYGVLEKQFSNYYRDAARQRGATGENLLRLLESRLDNVVYRMGFGATRAESRQLVSHSAILVNGRKLNIPSYQVKAGDVISVRERAKAQLRIQSAMTLAAQRGTAEWIEIDANKLEGTFKRVPDRVDLSPEINENLIVELYSK; this is encoded by the coding sequence ATGGCGAGATATCTCGGACCGACCTGCAAGCTTTCGCGCCGCGAGGGCACGGACCTCTTCCTGAAGAGCGGTGTGCGCGCGCTTGACTCGAAGTGCAAGACCGAAACAGCACCCGGGCAGCATGGCCAGCGCCGTGGCCGGTTGTCGGACTACGGCGTGCAGTTGCGCGAGAAGCAGAAGGTGCGCCGGATCTACGGCGTACTCGAAAAGCAGTTCAGCAACTATTACAGGGACGCAGCACGCCAGCGTGGTGCCACCGGCGAGAACCTGTTGCGCCTGCTCGAGTCGCGCCTGGACAACGTGGTTTACCGCATGGGCTTCGGCGCCACCCGCGCCGAGTCGCGCCAGCTCGTCTCGCACAGTGCGATCCTGGTCAACGGGCGCAAGCTGAACATTCCGTCCTACCAGGTCAAGGCCGGGGACGTGATTTCGGTGCGCGAGCGCGCCAAGGCGCAATTGCGCATCCAGTCGGCGATGACGCTGGCTGCCCAGCGCGGTACTGCCGAATGGATCGAGATCGATGCCAACAAGCTCGAGGGCACCTTCAAGCGGGTCCCTGATCGCGTCGATCTCTCTCCCGAAATCAACGAGAACCTGATCGTGGAGCTCTACTCGAAGTAA
- the yghU gene encoding glutathione-dependent disulfide-bond oxidoreductase: MSSNYTPPRVWKWETGATGGRFANINRPIAGPTHEKELPVGRHPLQLYSLGTPNGVKVTILLEELLAAGFSGAEYDAWLIRIDGEQFGSGFVAVNPNSKIPALLDRSMDPPLRVFESGSILLYLADKFAAFVPRDVRGRTECLNWLFWQMASTPILGGGFGHFYTYAPEKYEYPINRYTMEVKRQLDVLNRELASRPYIAGAEYTIADMAIWPWYGAVVMGKVYDAGEFLETHTYTHVLRWAHEIAERPAVKRGRRVNNVWGEPSSQLAERHDASDFERIEISS, translated from the coding sequence ATGAGCAGCAACTACACCCCACCCAGGGTCTGGAAGTGGGAAACCGGTGCTACCGGCGGCAGGTTCGCGAACATCAACCGTCCGATCGCCGGACCCACGCATGAGAAGGAACTGCCGGTCGGCAGGCACCCGTTGCAACTGTATTCGCTCGGTACGCCGAACGGTGTCAAGGTCACGATCCTGCTCGAGGAACTGCTGGCGGCGGGATTCAGCGGTGCCGAATACGATGCGTGGCTGATTCGCATCGATGGCGAGCAGTTCGGCAGCGGTTTCGTCGCGGTCAATCCGAACTCGAAGATCCCGGCGCTGCTCGACCGCAGCATGGATCCGCCGCTGCGTGTGTTCGAATCCGGATCGATCCTGCTGTATCTGGCCGACAAGTTCGCTGCCTTCGTGCCGCGTGACGTGCGCGGGCGCACCGAGTGTCTGAACTGGCTGTTCTGGCAGATGGCGAGTACCCCGATCCTCGGCGGTGGGTTCGGACATTTCTACACGTATGCGCCGGAAAAGTACGAATACCCGATCAACCGCTACACGATGGAAGTGAAGCGCCAGCTCGACGTGCTGAATCGCGAGCTTGCGAGCCGACCGTATATTGCCGGCGCCGAATACACGATCGCCGACATGGCGATCTGGCCGTGGTACGGCGCGGTCGTCATGGGCAAGGTCTACGACGCCGGCGAGTTTCTCGAAACGCACACCTACACCCATGTGCTGCGCTGGGCGCACGAGATCGCCGAGCGTCCGGCCGTGAAGCGAGGCCGGCGGGTCAACAATGTATGGGGCGAACCGTCGAGCCAGTTGGCCGAGCGCCACGACGCCAGTGATTTCGAGCGTATTGAAATCAGCAGTTGA
- the galE gene encoding UDP-glucose 4-epimerase GalE, whose translation MKILVTGGAGYIGSHTCVELLQAGHDIVVLDNLVNSSETALRRVRSITGRDFAFVRADLRDAPALRELFARHALDAVIHFAGLKAVGESVLKPLIYYDNNIAGTLRLLECMGEAGVRRLVFSSSATVYGDPVAVPIREDFALSANNPYGRTKLFIEEMLRDQQCADPAWDITLLRYFNPVGAHASGLIGEDPAGIPNNLMPYVAQVAVGKLECLSVWGNDYPTSDGTGVRDYIHVVDLALGHLAALTRPPQAGVRAFNLGTGRGYSVLEMIAAFERACDRRINYRIAPRRPGDVASCYADPALAKRELGWEASRDVDAMCRDTWNWQSRNPRGYV comes from the coding sequence ATGAAAATTCTGGTCACCGGCGGCGCCGGCTACATCGGCAGCCATACCTGTGTCGAACTGCTGCAGGCAGGACACGACATCGTCGTGCTCGACAACCTCGTCAACAGCAGCGAGACGGCACTGCGGCGGGTGCGCTCCATCACCGGACGCGATTTCGCCTTCGTGCGTGCCGATCTGCGCGATGCGCCAGCACTGCGCGAGCTGTTCGCCCGCCATGCATTGGACGCCGTGATCCACTTTGCCGGACTGAAGGCCGTCGGCGAATCGGTACTGAAGCCGCTGATCTACTACGACAACAACATCGCCGGCACGCTACGCCTGCTCGAGTGCATGGGCGAGGCCGGCGTGCGCCGCCTCGTGTTCAGCTCATCGGCCACGGTCTATGGTGACCCGGTCGCGGTGCCGATCCGCGAGGACTTTGCGCTCTCGGCCAACAACCCCTACGGACGCACCAAGCTGTTCATCGAGGAGATGCTGCGTGACCAGCAGTGCGCAGATCCCGCCTGGGACATCACACTGCTGCGTTACTTCAACCCGGTCGGAGCACACGCGAGCGGTCTGATCGGAGAGGATCCAGCCGGAATCCCGAACAACCTGATGCCGTATGTGGCCCAGGTCGCAGTCGGCAAGCTCGAGTGCCTCAGCGTCTGGGGCAACGATTACCCCACCTCCGACGGCACCGGGGTGCGCGACTACATCCACGTGGTCGACCTCGCGCTGGGGCACCTGGCTGCACTGACGCGCCCGCCGCAGGCCGGAGTGCGCGCCTTCAACCTGGGCACCGGCAGAGGCTATTCGGTACTGGAGATGATCGCGGCCTTCGAACGCGCCTGTGACCGGCGCATCAACTACCGCATCGCGCCACGGCGTCCGGGCGACGTCGCCAGTTGTTATGCGGATCCGGCGCTGGCGAAGCGCGAACTGGGATGGGAAGCAAGCCGCGACGTCGACGCGATGTGTCGCGATACCTGGAACTGGCAGTCACGCAACCCAAGAGGTTACGTGTAG
- the rpoA gene encoding DNA-directed RNA polymerase subunit alpha: MQANVSEFFTPRLIDVQQVAPTRARVTLEPLERGFGHTLGNALRRILLSSMPGCAVTEVEIEGVLHEYSTIEGVQEDVIDILLNLKGLAVVMHGRDHTTLTLNGKGPGVVTAGDIQLDHDVEIRNPDHVIAHLNAGGALRMQIKVERGRGYVPAEAHAQDEEATRTIGRLQLDASFTPVRRMAYNVEATRVEQRTDLDKLVIDLETNGTIDPEEAIRRAATILHEQLSVFVELKDREPVAQAGQGSEPVDPILLRPVDDLELTVRSANCLKAENIYYIGDLVQRTEVELLKTPNLGKKSLTEIKDVLASRGLSLGLRLESWPPASLKNEGRAH, from the coding sequence ATGCAAGCCAACGTCAGCGAATTTTTCACCCCACGTCTGATCGACGTCCAGCAGGTCGCCCCCACGCGTGCGCGCGTTACGCTGGAGCCGCTCGAGCGTGGTTTTGGACATACCCTGGGTAATGCGCTGCGTCGCATCCTGCTCTCGTCGATGCCCGGATGCGCGGTGACCGAGGTCGAGATCGAAGGGGTGCTGCACGAGTACAGCACGATCGAGGGTGTACAGGAGGACGTGATCGACATCCTGCTGAACCTGAAGGGACTTGCGGTGGTGATGCACGGGCGCGATCACACCACGCTCACGTTGAACGGCAAGGGACCCGGTGTGGTCACGGCCGGCGACATCCAGCTCGATCACGACGTGGAGATCCGCAATCCCGATCATGTGATCGCGCACCTCAACGCCGGTGGCGCACTGCGCATGCAGATCAAGGTGGAGCGTGGTCGCGGCTACGTGCCGGCGGAAGCGCACGCCCAGGACGAAGAAGCGACACGCACGATCGGTCGGCTGCAGCTCGACGCGAGCTTCACGCCGGTGCGCCGCATGGCGTACAACGTCGAAGCGACGCGGGTCGAACAGCGCACCGACCTCGACAAGCTGGTGATCGATCTCGAGACCAACGGTACCATCGATCCGGAAGAAGCGATTCGCCGAGCCGCGACCATCCTGCACGAGCAGTTGTCGGTGTTCGTCGAGCTGAAGGACCGCGAGCCGGTTGCCCAGGCAGGACAGGGCAGCGAGCCGGTCGATCCGATCCTGCTGCGGCCGGTGGACGATCTGGAACTCACGGTGCGTTCGGCCAACTGCCTGAAGGCGGAAAACATTTACTACATTGGGGATCTGGTGCAACGCACCGAGGTCGAGTTGCTGAAGACGCCGAACCTTGGCAAGAAGTCGCTGACGGAGATCAAGGACGTGCTCGCATCGCGCGGGCTGTCGCTGGGTCTGCGCCTCGAGAGCTGGCCGCCGGCAAGCTTGAAGAACGAAGGCCGCGCGCACTGA
- the rpsM gene encoding 30S ribosomal protein S13: MARIAGVNIPDHKHAVIALTYIYGIGRSTAQKICEATGVAQHAKISSLSEEQVEALRGAVARHSVEGDLRREVNMSIKRLMDLGCYRGLRHRRGLPVRGQRTKTNARTRKGPRRQIRK; encoded by the coding sequence ATGGCTCGTATCGCTGGAGTCAACATACCCGACCACAAGCACGCGGTGATCGCGTTGACTTACATCTACGGGATCGGTCGCAGCACGGCACAGAAGATCTGCGAAGCCACCGGGGTGGCCCAGCACGCGAAGATTTCCTCGCTGTCGGAAGAGCAGGTCGAGGCACTGCGCGGCGCCGTGGCGCGCCATTCGGTCGAGGGCGATCTGCGCCGCGAAGTCAACATGAGCATCAAGCGGCTGATGGACCTGGGCTGCTACCGCGGTCTGCGTCATCGCCGGGGGCTGCCGGTCCGTGGCCAGCGCACCAAGACCAACGCGCGCACCCGCAAGGGACCGCGGCGCCAGATTCGCAAGTAA
- the rplQ gene encoding 50S ribosomal protein L17: MRHRTSGRQLNRNSPHRTAMWRNMTVSLVEHELIRTTLPKAKELRRFAEPLITLAKSDSVANRRLAFSRTGSKEAVGKLFNELGPRYKERPGGYIRILKCGFRPGDAAPMAYVELVDRPQTIASNDDDD, from the coding sequence ATGCGTCACCGCACCTCAGGACGTCAACTGAACCGCAACAGCCCGCACCGCACGGCGATGTGGCGCAACATGACCGTGTCGCTGGTCGAGCACGAGTTGATCCGCACGACGCTGCCGAAAGCGAAGGAACTGCGCCGTTTTGCCGAACCGCTGATCACGCTGGCGAAGAGCGATTCGGTCGCCAATCGGCGCCTCGCGTTCAGCCGTACCGGCAGCAAGGAAGCAGTCGGCAAGCTGTTCAATGAGCTGGGGCCTCGCTACAAGGAGCGCCCGGGTGGCTATATCCGCATCCTGAAATGCGGTTTCCGCCCCGGTGACGCGGCTCCGATGGCCTACGTCGAACTGGTAGACCGCCCGCAGACGATTGCCTCGAACGACGACGACGATTGA
- a CDS encoding MFS transporter encodes MSTQTGTTRTRVNRHPLAVIFFTVFLDLVGFGIIIPLSPYLAREFGASAFEVGLLMAVYSGMQFLFSPFWGGISDRVGRRPVLLVSIAGTAIAHTLFYFADHLWLLFAARLLAGAFSANISTAMAYIADITPAQDRSRNMGLIGAAFGLGFVLGPAIAGLLAHFGENFPALAAAFLSLLNFTLAVFVLDESLSEQSRRQRPRGSRLRSIAEKMQRPVVGSLLFAQFAIGLAMANMEASLFLYMQDRFGWGVRQSSYGFAYVGICIAFTQGYLVRKYLPSHGERRMLIIGFLFFICGMLFVGLSPWIWLLALAMTALALGNGFINPAVSGSISLLTPAHEQGEVLGVNQSIAALARIIGPLMGGYIYDHVSRPSPFYVAALMAAAGLAIVWRARAGLPQVGRDG; translated from the coding sequence ATGTCGACGCAAACGGGTACCACGCGCACGCGCGTGAACAGGCACCCGCTGGCCGTGATCTTTTTCACGGTCTTTCTCGACCTCGTTGGCTTCGGGATCATCATCCCGCTGAGTCCCTACCTCGCGCGCGAGTTTGGCGCCTCGGCCTTCGAAGTCGGCTTGTTGATGGCCGTCTACTCGGGCATGCAGTTTCTGTTCTCGCCGTTCTGGGGCGGGATCAGCGACCGCGTCGGTCGCCGTCCGGTGCTGCTGGTCAGCATCGCCGGGACGGCGATCGCACACACCCTGTTCTATTTTGCCGACCACCTGTGGCTGCTGTTCGCGGCGCGCCTGCTGGCCGGCGCCTTCAGCGCCAACATCTCGACGGCGATGGCGTATATCGCGGATATCACGCCGGCGCAGGACCGATCCCGGAACATGGGGTTGATCGGTGCGGCCTTCGGTCTCGGTTTCGTGCTCGGTCCGGCGATCGCCGGACTGCTCGCGCATTTCGGCGAGAACTTTCCGGCCTTGGCTGCGGCCTTCCTGAGCCTGCTGAATTTCACCCTGGCGGTGTTCGTGCTGGACGAGTCGCTGAGCGAGCAGAGCCGCCGCCAGCGCCCGCGTGGCTCGCGCCTCAGGAGCATCGCGGAGAAAATGCAACGGCCTGTCGTCGGTTCGCTGCTGTTTGCGCAGTTCGCGATCGGCCTCGCGATGGCCAACATGGAGGCTTCGCTGTTTCTCTACATGCAGGACCGTTTTGGCTGGGGTGTGCGGCAGTCGAGTTACGGGTTTGCGTACGTGGGAATCTGTATCGCGTTCACGCAGGGCTATCTGGTGCGCAAGTACCTGCCCAGCCACGGCGAGCGTCGCATGCTCATCATCGGTTTTCTTTTCTTCATCTGCGGCATGCTCTTCGTCGGGCTGAGTCCGTGGATCTGGCTGCTTGCGTTGGCGATGACTGCGCTCGCGTTGGGCAACGGCTTCATCAATCCGGCGGTCTCGGGCAGCATCAGTCTGTTGACCCCTGCGCACGAGCAGGGCGAGGTGCTCGGCGTCAACCAGTCGATAGCGGCGCTGGCGCGGATCATCGGGCCGTTGATGGGCGGTTACATCTACGATCACGTATCGCGGCCGTCGCCGTTTTACGTGGCAGCGCTGATGGCTGCTGCGGGGCTGGCCATCGTCTGGCGTGCGCGTGCAGGCTTGCCGCAGGTCGGCCGGGACGGATGA
- the rpsK gene encoding 30S ribosomal protein S11, producing the protein MAKPSQAKVVKKKVRRQVADGVAHIHASFNNTIVTITDRQGNTLSWATSGGAGFRGSRKSTPFAAQVAAEKAGNIALEYGLRNLDVQVKGPGPGRESAVRALNACGYKITNITDVTPIPHNGCRPPKKRRV; encoded by the coding sequence ATGGCAAAGCCGTCGCAAGCGAAGGTTGTCAAGAAGAAGGTCCGCCGCCAGGTGGCCGACGGCGTGGCACATATCCACGCGTCCTTCAACAACACCATCGTCACGATCACCGACCGCCAGGGCAATACGCTCAGCTGGGCGACTTCAGGCGGTGCGGGTTTTCGCGGTTCACGCAAGAGCACGCCGTTCGCGGCACAGGTGGCTGCAGAGAAGGCGGGCAACATCGCCCTCGAATACGGGCTGCGGAACCTGGACGTGCAGGTCAAGGGCCCTGGGCCGGGCCGCGAGTCCGCAGTGCGTGCGCTGAATGCCTGTGGCTACAAGATCACCAACATCACCGACGTGACGCCGATCCCGCATAACGGATGCCGGCCGCCAAAGAAGCGTCGCGTGTAA
- the uvrA gene encoding excinuclease ABC subunit UvrA, whose translation MAMIQVRGARTHNLKNVDLDIPRDRLVVVTGLSGSGKSSLAFDTLYAEGQRRYVESLSTYARQFLSVMEKPDVDHIEGLSPAISIEQKSTSHNPRSTVGTITEIHDYLRLLFARAGEPRCPEHGLPLSAQTVSQMVDAVLALPEGARRMLLAPVVRERKGEHVQTLEQLRGSGFVRARIDGRVTELDDVPPLDKARKHTIEVVVDRFRVRSDIAQRLAESFETALALADGLAIVAPMDEPGEEQLFCARFACPHCGHSIAALEPRLFSFNNPAGACPGCDGLGQQQFFDIERIVQNPGASLAHGAIRGWDRRNAYYFHMLQSLARHYGFSTDVAFSELTPSQRKAVLYGSGDEVIRFDYANERGDIVQRTHRFEGIVPNMERRYRETDSALVREELAKFIGTRRCAVCDGSRLRIEARHVFIDDRSLPDLSMLPVGAAHRYFGSLTLGGRRGQIAERILRELDSRLGFLVNVGLDYLTLDRSAETLSGGEAQRIRLASQIGAGLVGVMYILDEPSIGLHQRDNARLLATLTHLRDIGNTVIVVEHDEDAIRCADHLIDIGPGAGAHGGEIIASGTVADIIAEPRSITGDYLAGRRRIALPSRRTPCDPHRQLVLSGAAGNNLKQVNAVFPVGLLVCVTGVSGSGKSTLVNNTLYPLAATALNGASTLGAATHTAISGLEHFDKCIDIDQSPIGRTPRSNPATYTGLFTPIRELFAATAEARSRGYGPGRFSFNVKGGRCEACHGDGVTRVEMHFLPDIYVPCDVCKGQRYDRETLDVQYKGRNIHAVLEMTIEEALAFFAAVPVIARKLETLVEVGLSYIRLGQAATTLSGGEAQRVKLARELSKRDTGRTLYILDEPTTGLHFHDVQQLLNVLHRLRDHGNTVIVIEHNLDVIKTADWVIDLGPEGGDGGGTIVSEGTPEQLAADPRSHTGRFLAPLLAREVMTDTTRSIRTKHA comes from the coding sequence ATGGCCATGATACAGGTGCGCGGCGCGCGCACCCACAACCTGAAGAACGTCGATCTCGACATTCCGCGCGACCGCCTCGTCGTGGTCACCGGCCTGTCGGGTTCGGGCAAGTCCTCGCTCGCCTTCGACACCCTCTACGCCGAGGGGCAGCGGCGCTACGTCGAATCACTGTCCACGTACGCGCGGCAGTTCCTGTCGGTCATGGAAAAGCCCGACGTCGACCATATCGAAGGGCTTTCACCGGCGATCTCGATCGAGCAGAAATCGACCTCGCACAACCCGCGCTCGACCGTGGGCACGATCACCGAGATCCACGATTACCTGCGCCTGCTGTTCGCCCGCGCCGGTGAGCCGCGCTGCCCGGAGCACGGTCTGCCGCTCAGCGCACAGACCGTGAGCCAGATGGTCGATGCGGTACTCGCGTTGCCTGAAGGGGCGCGCCGCATGCTGCTTGCCCCGGTGGTGCGCGAGCGCAAGGGCGAGCACGTACAGACGCTCGAGCAGTTGCGCGGCAGCGGTTTCGTGCGTGCGCGCATCGACGGCCGCGTGACCGAGCTCGACGATGTACCCCCGCTGGACAAGGCACGCAAGCACACGATCGAGGTGGTGGTCGACCGCTTTCGCGTGCGTTCGGATATTGCCCAGCGGCTTGCCGAATCGTTCGAGACCGCACTCGCGCTTGCCGACGGACTGGCCATCGTCGCCCCGATGGACGAACCCGGCGAGGAGCAACTGTTCTGCGCGCGCTTCGCCTGCCCGCACTGCGGTCACAGCATCGCAGCACTCGAACCACGCCTGTTCTCGTTCAACAACCCGGCCGGGGCGTGCCCGGGCTGCGACGGACTCGGCCAGCAGCAGTTCTTCGACATCGAACGCATCGTGCAGAACCCGGGCGCGAGCCTCGCACACGGCGCGATCCGGGGCTGGGACCGGCGCAACGCCTACTATTTCCATATGCTGCAGTCGCTGGCGCGTCATTACGGCTTCAGTACCGACGTGGCGTTCAGCGAGCTCACACCAAGTCAGCGCAAGGCGGTGCTCTACGGCAGCGGCGACGAGGTGATCCGCTTCGACTACGCGAACGAGCGCGGCGACATCGTGCAGCGCACGCACCGCTTCGAGGGCATCGTGCCGAACATGGAGCGCCGCTACCGCGAGACCGACTCGGCGCTGGTGCGCGAGGAACTGGCGAAGTTCATCGGCACGCGTCGCTGTGCCGTCTGTGACGGCAGCCGGCTGCGCATCGAGGCACGCCACGTGTTCATCGACGACCGCTCGCTGCCGGATCTGTCGATGCTGCCGGTGGGAGCAGCGCACCGGTACTTCGGCTCGCTCACTCTCGGCGGACGCCGCGGCCAGATTGCGGAGCGAATCCTGCGCGAGCTCGACAGCCGGCTCGGCTTCCTGGTCAACGTCGGGCTCGACTACCTGACGCTCGATCGCAGCGCCGAGACCTTGTCCGGCGGGGAAGCGCAACGGATCCGGCTCGCGAGCCAGATCGGTGCGGGTCTGGTCGGCGTGATGTACATTCTCGACGAACCCTCGATAGGCCTGCACCAGCGCGACAACGCGCGCCTGCTCGCCACACTGACGCACTTGCGCGACATCGGCAATACGGTGATCGTGGTAGAGCACGACGAGGACGCGATTCGTTGCGCCGATCACCTGATCGACATCGGACCCGGAGCCGGGGCGCACGGCGGCGAAATCATTGCCAGCGGCACCGTCGCCGACATCATCGCGGAACCGCGCTCGATCACCGGCGATTACCTCGCCGGACGGCGGCGCATCGCACTGCCATCACGGCGCACACCGTGCGACCCGCACCGCCAGCTCGTGCTGAGCGGCGCCGCCGGCAACAACCTGAAGCAGGTGAATGCCGTGTTTCCGGTCGGGCTTCTGGTCTGCGTGACCGGTGTCTCCGGCTCGGGCAAATCCACGCTGGTCAACAACACGCTGTATCCGCTCGCAGCGACCGCGCTGAACGGGGCGAGCACGCTGGGCGCTGCGACACACACCGCGATCAGCGGGCTGGAGCACTTCGACAAGTGCATCGATATCGACCAGAGCCCGATCGGGCGCACGCCGCGCTCCAACCCGGCGACCTATACCGGGCTGTTCACACCGATCCGCGAGCTGTTCGCGGCGACTGCCGAGGCGCGCTCGCGTGGTTACGGACCAGGACGCTTCAGCTTCAACGTCAAGGGCGGGCGCTGCGAAGCCTGTCACGGCGACGGCGTGACGCGTGTCGAAATGCACTTCCTGCCCGACATCTACGTCCCCTGCGACGTCTGCAAGGGCCAGCGCTACGACCGCGAGACGCTGGACGTGCAGTACAAGGGCCGCAACATCCACGCAGTGCTCGAGATGACGATCGAGGAGGCGCTGGCCTTCTTCGCTGCAGTGCCGGTGATCGCGCGCAAGCTGGAGACGCTGGTCGAGGTCGGCCTGTCGTACATCCGGCTCGGACAGGCAGCAACCACGCTTTCAGGCGGCGAAGCCCAACGGGTGAAGCTCGCGCGCGAGCTGTCGAAACGCGATACCGGCAGGACGCTGTACATCCTCGACGAGCCGACCACGGGCCTGCATTTCCACGATGTACAGCAGTTGTTGAACGTGCTGCACCGCCTGCGTGACCATGGCAACACCGTGATCGTGATCGAACACAACCTCGACGTGATCAAGACCGCAGACTGGGTCATCGACCTGGGACCCGAAGGCGGCGACGGCGGCGGCACCATCGTCAGCGAAGGCACGCCGGAGCAGCTCGCAGCCGATCCGCGCTCGCACACCGGTCGCTTTCTGGCGCCTCTGCTGGCTCGCGAGGTCATGACGGATACCACTCGAAGCATACGGACGAAGCACGCATGA
- a CDS encoding phosphomannomutase — protein sequence MENAGLDCFKAYDVRGRIPDELNPGIAYRIGRAYAAVVQPRSVMVGHDIRLSSAEICSALVEGLRDSGVDVLDIGQCGTEEIYFATFDQRVDGGIVVTASHNPKDYNGMKFVREGSRPISSDSGLLEIRDQAQRNAFAPVGARGSLRRVDVRARYVEHLLGYIDRALLKPLKVVVNAGNGGAGAVIDALEPHLPLRFVKVHHEADGNFPHGVPNPLLEENRASTIEAVIAHGADFGVAWDGDFDRCFLFDEKGGFIEGYYIVGLLAEAFLRSHPGERIVHDPRLTWNTIDIVQGLGGVPVCTKTGHAFIKERMRAENAIYGGEMSAHHYFRDFAYCDSGMIPWLLVAGLVCASGKPLSALIAERAARFPCSGEINSRVSDPAALLAGIEARYRSTATVVDHIDGLSMEFPDWRFNVRMSNTEPVVRLNVESRGDVALMEARRDELLALVRGA from the coding sequence ATGGAGAACGCCGGACTGGACTGTTTCAAGGCCTACGATGTGCGCGGGCGCATCCCGGACGAATTGAATCCCGGGATCGCTTACCGCATCGGTCGCGCCTATGCCGCGGTGGTGCAGCCGCGCAGCGTGATGGTGGGGCACGATATCCGCCTGAGCAGTGCCGAGATCTGCTCGGCGCTGGTCGAGGGGTTGCGTGATTCCGGGGTCGACGTGCTCGACATCGGGCAGTGTGGCACCGAAGAGATCTACTTCGCGACCTTCGACCAGCGTGTCGACGGCGGCATCGTCGTCACGGCCAGCCACAATCCGAAGGACTACAACGGGATGAAGTTCGTGCGCGAGGGATCGCGTCCGATCAGCAGCGACTCCGGCTTGCTCGAGATCAGGGACCAGGCGCAACGCAATGCGTTTGCGCCGGTCGGCGCGCGTGGCTCGCTGCGCCGTGTCGATGTGCGCGCGCGCTACGTCGAGCACCTGCTTGGCTACATCGACCGCGCGCTGCTGAAGCCGCTGAAGGTCGTGGTCAACGCGGGCAACGGCGGTGCCGGCGCGGTCATCGACGCGCTGGAGCCGCACCTGCCGCTGCGCTTCGTCAAGGTACATCACGAGGCAGACGGCAATTTTCCGCACGGCGTACCGAACCCGCTGCTCGAGGAAAACCGCGCATCGACGATCGAGGCGGTCATTGCGCACGGGGCTGACTTCGGCGTTGCCTGGGACGGTGACTTCGACCGCTGCTTCCTGTTCGACGAGAAGGGTGGTTTCATCGAGGGGTATTACATCGTCGGCCTGCTCGCGGAGGCATTCCTGAGGAGCCATCCCGGCGAGCGGATCGTGCACGACCCGCGCCTGACGTGGAACACGATCGATATCGTGCAGGGTCTGGGCGGAGTGCCGGTCTGCACCAAGACCGGGCACGCGTTCATCAAGGAGCGCATGCGCGCCGAGAACGCGATCTACGGTGGGGAAATGAGTGCACACCACTACTTTCGCGATTTCGCGTACTGCGATTCGGGCATGATCCCGTGGCTGCTGGTGGCCGGGCTGGTCTGTGCCAGCGGCAAGCCCTTGTCGGCGCTGATCGCCGAGCGTGCCGCGCGTTTCCCGTGCAGCGGCGAGATCAACAGCCGTGTCAGTGACCCGGCCGCATTGCTCGCCGGCATCGAGGCCCGTTACCGGTCCACCGCCACGGTCGTCGACCACATCGACGGGCTCAGCATGGAGTTCCCGGACTGGCGCTTCAATGTGCGCATGTCGAACACCGAGCCGGTGGTGCGCCTGAACGTGGAATCGCGCGGGGATGTGGCGCTGATGGAGGCCCGGCGTGACGAACTGCTGGCGCTGGTTCGTGGCGCATAG
- the rpmJ gene encoding 50S ribosomal protein L36, which yields MKVQASVKKVCRNCKIVRRKGTVRVICKVEPRHKQRQG from the coding sequence ATGAAAGTACAGGCATCGGTGAAGAAGGTGTGCCGCAACTGCAAGATCGTGCGTCGCAAGGGCACCGTGCGCGTGATCTGCAAGGTCGAGCCGCGCCACAAGCAGCGCCAGGGTTGA